The following are from one region of the Cyanobium gracile PCC 6307 genome:
- a CDS encoding glycosyltransferase translates to MSILSARLNANAVDFPAPHGSLRACVVIPVRNEQAVLPGVIAALAAQRDLQGEALDGHDFEVLLLLNNCTDATAAVAESLQQRFPQLALHIAQVVFAPYEAHVGRARQSLFDVAFQRFERLNRPAGLILSTDADSRPAPDWIAQNALEVAAGVDGVGGWISLDRVERSELPAGVRRLFSLDVMYRRALEELCSLYVPQVHDPFPRHHQHFGASIAVTAAAYGRAGGMPLRASSEDVALYQAVLNSGGRFRHSFRVRVVTSARMVGRAQRGLAEAIQAWNGLVGAASPVFVEPAHAAEERLARLGLWCSHHPGGNPPPALTITPEVTVAGRGQEIGAAIRALRARSSALLLLPFRDRLEAVRRRLTAPANTGRVLA, encoded by the coding sequence ATGAGCATCCTGTCTGCAAGGCTCAACGCCAACGCGGTTGATTTCCCTGCTCCCCATGGGTCTCTGCGTGCCTGTGTCGTCATTCCGGTCCGCAATGAACAGGCGGTGCTTCCCGGCGTCATTGCTGCCCTTGCCGCCCAGCGGGACTTACAGGGTGAGGCGCTTGACGGCCACGATTTCGAAGTTCTGCTGTTGCTCAACAACTGCACCGACGCCACGGCTGCTGTGGCCGAGTCTTTGCAGCAGCGTTTTCCCCAGTTGGCCCTGCACATCGCCCAGGTCGTCTTTGCTCCTTATGAGGCCCATGTGGGCCGGGCGCGTCAGTCCCTGTTTGATGTCGCTTTTCAGCGCTTTGAGCGCCTGAATCGCCCAGCGGGCTTGATCCTTTCCACCGACGCGGATTCGCGCCCGGCTCCCGACTGGATTGCCCAGAACGCGCTGGAGGTCGCGGCCGGCGTCGACGGTGTGGGGGGCTGGATCAGCCTCGATCGCGTCGAACGCTCGGAACTGCCCGCCGGCGTGCGCCGGCTGTTTTCGCTGGATGTCATGTATCGCCGTGCCCTTGAAGAACTGTGCTCTCTCTACGTACCGCAGGTTCATGATCCCTTCCCACGCCACCACCAGCATTTCGGCGCCAGCATCGCCGTCACGGCGGCGGCCTACGGGCGTGCCGGCGGTATGCCCCTGCGGGCCTCCAGCGAAGACGTGGCTCTCTACCAGGCCGTTCTGAACAGCGGCGGGCGCTTTCGTCACAGCTTTCGGGTGCGGGTGGTGACCTCGGCACGCATGGTCGGACGAGCTCAGCGCGGCCTGGCCGAGGCCATCCAGGCGTGGAATGGCCTGGTCGGCGCAGCGTCCCCAGTGTTCGTGGAACCGGCCCATGCCGCCGAGGAACGGTTGGCCCGGCTTGGCCTCTGGTGCAGCCATCATCCCGGTGGCAACCCGCCGCCCGCTTTGACCATCACGCCGGAGGTGACGGTGGCCGGCAGGGGACAGGAGATCGGCGCTGCCATCAGGGCGTTGCGCGCCAGAAGTTCGGCCCTGCTGTTACTGCCCTTCAGGGATCGGCTGGAGGCTGTGCGTCGGCGCCTGACGGCCCCTGCAAACACGGGTCGGGTGCTGGCATGA
- a CDS encoding FeoA family protein, giving the protein MPLSQVPAGARVSIASLPSHPALQRRLQSMGVRPGVEVEVLRRGKPGGLLHLASGLLEFMLRPEHAAEMDVHLIGPH; this is encoded by the coding sequence ATGCCCCTCAGTCAGGTTCCAGCGGGCGCCAGGGTTTCGATCGCCTCCCTGCCGAGCCATCCCGCCCTGCAGCGTCGGCTGCAGTCCATGGGTGTGCGGCCCGGGGTGGAAGTGGAAGTGCTGCGGCGCGGCAAGCCCGGTGGCCTCCTGCATCTGGCCAGCGGGCTTCTGGAATTCATGCTCCGCCCCGAACATGCCGCCGAAATGGACGTCCATCTGATCGGTCCACACTGA
- a CDS encoding ferritin has product MKELTSAINQHLAAEFQAGHTYLAMSIWLREKDLAGFSTYMLEKSQEERNHAARMIAYLVDSDEQVELPTIEAPERSWPSVQGLFDRVYEMEKGVTASINRLYAMAEDVGERSATAMLDWFVAEQLQEEAEARFVRKRLRLAGDNSAALLLLDQQFLEGTALAHVKGGLSGATGA; this is encoded by the coding sequence GTGAAAGAGCTCACCTCCGCGATCAATCAACACCTGGCCGCAGAGTTTCAGGCCGGCCACACCTATCTGGCCATGTCGATCTGGCTGCGGGAAAAGGATCTGGCCGGATTCTCCACTTACATGCTCGAGAAGAGCCAGGAAGAGCGCAACCACGCGGCCCGCATGATTGCCTACCTGGTCGACAGCGATGAACAGGTGGAGCTGCCCACCATCGAAGCCCCTGAACGCAGCTGGCCGTCGGTGCAGGGGCTGTTCGATCGGGTCTACGAGATGGAGAAGGGGGTCACCGCTTCCATCAACCGTCTCTATGCCATGGCGGAGGATGTGGGCGAGCGCAGTGCCACGGCCATGCTCGACTGGTTCGTGGCCGAACAGCTCCAGGAGGAGGCCGAGGCCCGGTTCGTGCGCAAGCGCCTGCGACTGGCCGGTGACAACAGTGCCGCCCTGCTGCTGCTGGACCAGCAGTTCCTCGAGGGGACGGCCCTGGCCCACGTCAAGGGCGGCCTCAGCGGCGCCACCGGTGCATGA
- the pstS gene encoding phosphate ABC transporter substrate-binding protein PstS produces MTFAKKALILSAAGALTAGVAVPVIAQSNSINGAGASFPAPAYQRWAVEFARETKRQVNYQSVGSGAGVRQFHAGSVDFGATDEELNASKGEFTKGVTAQRGALQIPMMGGTVTPAYNNPSCKNLKLTQRQVADIFLGKIRTWEQLKCGKGTITVAHRSDGSGTTYVFTNSLSCFSPEWKSKVGASKAVKWPVGVGGKGNEGVAGLIQNTPGSIGYLNQAFVKGRITPAAVQNKAGKFVLANDATGAAALNSIKLDSRLGGEDCNPAGANAFPIASFTWVLAYQRGNGDKAGTLRQFLNWGLSPKGQNIAKTLDYVPLTGAVLARARAEVAKIGR; encoded by the coding sequence ATGACCTTCGCGAAGAAGGCCCTGATCCTTTCCGCTGCCGGCGCGCTCACGGCTGGCGTGGCGGTTCCTGTGATCGCCCAGAGCAATTCGATCAACGGAGCCGGGGCCAGCTTTCCGGCTCCGGCCTATCAGCGCTGGGCCGTGGAATTCGCCAGGGAAACCAAAAGGCAGGTGAATTACCAGTCGGTGGGTTCCGGCGCCGGTGTGCGCCAGTTCCACGCCGGCAGTGTCGATTTCGGCGCCACCGATGAGGAACTGAATGCCTCCAAAGGGGAGTTCACCAAGGGCGTGACCGCCCAGCGCGGTGCCCTGCAGATTCCGATGATGGGCGGCACCGTCACCCCGGCCTACAACAACCCCAGCTGCAAGAACCTCAAGCTCACTCAGCGCCAGGTGGCTGACATCTTCCTGGGCAAGATTCGCACCTGGGAGCAACTGAAGTGCGGCAAAGGGACCATCACCGTGGCCCACCGCTCCGACGGTTCCGGCACCACCTACGTGTTCACCAACTCCCTCTCCTGCTTCTCGCCCGAGTGGAAGTCGAAGGTGGGCGCCTCCAAGGCCGTTAAGTGGCCCGTGGGTGTGGGCGGCAAGGGGAATGAGGGCGTGGCCGGTCTGATCCAGAACACCCCCGGCTCGATTGGCTACCTCAACCAGGCCTTCGTGAAGGGGCGGATCACTCCGGCCGCCGTGCAGAACAAGGCCGGCAAGTTCGTTCTCGCCAACGACGCCACCGGCGCGGCCGCCCTCAACAGCATCAAGCTGGATTCCCGCCTCGGCGGTGAAGACTGCAACCCGGCCGGCGCCAACGCCTTCCCGATCGCCTCCTTCACCTGGGTCCTGGCCTACCAGCGCGGCAATGGCGACAAGGCCGGCACCCTCCGGCAGTTCCTGAACTGGGGCCTCTCGCCGAAGGGGCAGAACATCGCCAAGACGCTTGACTATGTGCCCCTCACCGGCGCCGTCCTGGCCCGGGCCCGCGCCGAAGTGGCCAAGATCGGCCGTTGA
- a CDS encoding PIG-L deacetylase family protein, translated as MNELSLLADVERHPLVPCEAVAKLGRVVLLAPHPDDEALGCGGLLALLADGNQRAHVIVMTDGCRSHPRSRAYPAARLAALRSEETLAALAVLGYPASAVTFMGFEDGALPADDTAGFGAAACRLRELLIEHSPDTIVLPWRRDSHADHQSTWQLCRGAASGLSVTFRWLEYPVWAWSPPDAHEVPPQATEVRVWLLDIATAQKRKRLAIAQYGSQLGTVVDDDASGFILEPSMLAHFHKPWELYLEPHHG; from the coding sequence ATGAACGAGCTCTCCCTGCTGGCCGACGTGGAGCGGCATCCCCTGGTTCCTTGCGAGGCCGTGGCGAAGCTGGGCCGTGTTGTGCTTCTGGCACCCCATCCCGACGACGAGGCGCTGGGATGCGGCGGCCTGCTGGCCCTGTTGGCGGACGGGAACCAACGGGCCCACGTGATTGTGATGACGGATGGTTGCCGCTCCCATCCCCGCTCACGTGCCTATCCGGCAGCCCGCCTTGCCGCGCTGCGCAGCGAAGAAACGCTGGCGGCTCTGGCCGTGCTGGGTTACCCAGCGAGCGCCGTGACGTTCATGGGTTTTGAAGATGGTGCGCTGCCCGCCGATGACACGGCCGGCTTCGGGGCGGCGGCCTGTCGCTTGCGGGAGCTGCTGATCGAGCATTCGCCGGACACGATCGTTCTGCCCTGGCGTCGTGACTCCCATGCCGACCACCAATCGACCTGGCAATTGTGCCGGGGGGCGGCCTCTGGGCTCTCCGTCACATTCCGCTGGCTCGAGTATCCCGTCTGGGCATGGTCGCCGCCTGATGCCCACGAAGTTCCACCCCAGGCCACGGAGGTGAGGGTGTGGCTTCTGGATATTGCAACGGCACAGAAGCGTAAACGGCTGGCTATTGCCCAATACGGATCCCAGCTGGGAACTGTGGTCGACGATGACGCGAGCGGCTTCATCCTGGAGCCGTCCATGCTTGCCCATTTCCACAAGCCCTGGGAGCTCTATCTGGAGCCGCACCATGGCTGA
- the feoB gene encoding ferrous iron transport protein B produces MPNTGKSTLYNRLTGGHAQIANWPGLTVELLRGAMPADRHGTTFELVDLPGIHDLSGSSEDEAVVQRFLRHTPPDLVLVVLNASQITSQLRLLLQLQQLGLPVVAALNMSDEARGFGLGIDHRGLSQELGLPVLPVSAKHNQGIAALIEQLHQWGESSSAAGWAPPAGRGEFQAVDDRLRDLVARYVTLPERWLNRRTRLVDRVLLHPLVGVVLFLGLVLAVFQVLYAVTAPLQDLLGTGLDWIQANGLEPALQALGSPDWLRRFLLDGLWLGVSTVATFLPLIFVFYVLMGIIEDSGYLPRAAFLMDGFMRWLGLDGRAFVLQVMGFGCNVPSIMGTRVIRDRGMRLLAMLCIPFALCQARLTVFLFMAGVFFPRPWWAPGLVLFGFYGMSFLAAVITGLVFQRAYPSEEAFVLELPPYRAPSLTTILRRGWTSMLNFLVTTRVFIIVGAAAIWLLTNLPPGAAEGSGRTLAGGIGALFQPLLGPIGMNPELTVSLFFGFIAKEILLGAMAVIYGTTESGLGDAIQNAITPLQSLSFMTFVLLYTPCLGTVAAQIQEARSRRFALLSLGWSLVLAWVLAFLVYQGGGLILSLG; encoded by the coding sequence ATGCCCAACACCGGCAAGTCGACCCTCTACAACCGCCTCACGGGCGGCCATGCGCAGATTGCCAACTGGCCCGGCCTGACGGTGGAGCTGCTGCGGGGGGCGATGCCGGCCGACCGCCACGGCACGACCTTCGAACTGGTGGATCTGCCGGGAATCCACGACCTGAGCGGCAGCAGCGAGGACGAGGCCGTGGTGCAGCGCTTCCTGCGCCACACGCCTCCGGATCTCGTCCTGGTGGTGCTCAATGCCAGCCAGATCACCAGCCAGCTGCGCCTGCTGCTGCAGCTCCAGCAGCTGGGGTTGCCGGTCGTGGCGGCGCTGAACATGAGCGATGAGGCCCGCGGCTTCGGCCTTGGGATCGATCACCGGGGGTTGTCGCAGGAGCTTGGCCTGCCTGTGCTGCCCGTGAGCGCCAAGCACAACCAGGGCATCGCCGCGCTCATCGAACAGCTGCATCAGTGGGGCGAGAGCTCCAGCGCGGCTGGCTGGGCGCCGCCGGCCGGCCGAGGCGAGTTCCAGGCTGTGGACGATCGGCTGCGGGATCTGGTGGCCCGTTACGTGACGCTGCCGGAGCGGTGGCTGAATCGCCGCACCCGTTTGGTGGATCGGGTGCTGCTCCATCCCCTGGTTGGCGTGGTGCTGTTCCTGGGCCTCGTGCTGGCGGTGTTCCAGGTGCTGTATGCGGTCACCGCTCCGCTCCAGGATCTTCTGGGAACGGGACTCGACTGGATCCAGGCCAACGGGCTGGAGCCGGCTCTGCAGGCGCTGGGCTCGCCGGACTGGTTGCGGCGCTTCCTGCTGGACGGCCTCTGGCTGGGCGTGAGCACGGTGGCCACCTTCCTGCCCCTGATCTTCGTGTTCTACGTGCTCATGGGCATCATCGAGGACTCGGGCTATCTGCCGCGCGCCGCCTTTCTGATGGATGGCTTTATGCGCTGGCTGGGGCTGGATGGCCGTGCCTTCGTGCTGCAGGTCATGGGGTTCGGCTGCAACGTGCCCTCGATCATGGGAACACGGGTGATCCGCGATCGGGGCATGCGCCTGCTGGCGATGCTGTGCATCCCCTTCGCGCTCTGCCAGGCCCGGCTGACCGTGTTCCTGTTCATGGCCGGCGTGTTCTTCCCCCGACCCTGGTGGGCGCCTGGGCTGGTGCTGTTCGGGTTCTATGGGATGAGTTTTCTGGCCGCCGTGATCACGGGCCTGGTGTTCCAGCGGGCCTATCCGAGTGAGGAAGCCTTCGTGCTGGAGCTGCCCCCCTACCGGGCCCCCAGCCTCACCACCATCCTGCGCCGGGGCTGGACCTCGATGCTGAACTTTCTGGTCACCACCCGCGTGTTCATCATCGTGGGTGCCGCCGCCATCTGGCTGCTCACCAACCTTCCCCCGGGTGCGGCGGAGGGATCGGGCCGCACCCTCGCCGGAGGCATCGGAGCTCTCTTCCAGCCGCTGCTGGGGCCGATCGGCATGAACCCGGAGCTCACCGTTTCTCTGTTCTTCGGCTTCATCGCCAAGGAGATTCTGCTGGGAGCGATGGCGGTGATCTACGGGACCACGGAATCCGGCCTGGGTGATGCGATCCAGAACGCCATCACACCGTTGCAGTCCCTGAGTTTCATGACCTTCGTGCTGCTCTACACCCCCTGCCTGGGCACCGTGGCGGCCCAGATCCAGGAGGCCAGGAGCCGCCGCTTCGCCCTGTTGTCCCTGGGCTGGTCCCTGGTGCTGGCCTGGGTGCTGGCCTTCCTCGTCTATCAGGGCGGGGGGTTGATCCTGTCCCTGGGCTGA
- a CDS encoding class I SAM-dependent DNA methyltransferase: MADETPIIEPVLGASGSVAPEHFDQLYAANADPWDFETSTYEAKKYAATLASLPLPNYVNGLELGCSIGVFTQLLATRCWNLLATDVSGFALSRAQTRCASLPNVRFEHYQLPDHYPQGVFDLIVVSELGYYFSVNDLAILRASIAGSLDIHGHLLLVHFTGETSYPLTAAEVHRCFLEWPDRPWISVHHQIEKDYRLDVLQKL; the protein is encoded by the coding sequence ATGGCTGACGAGACACCCATCATTGAGCCGGTACTGGGGGCCAGCGGGTCGGTGGCTCCGGAACACTTCGATCAACTCTATGCTGCCAATGCGGATCCCTGGGACTTCGAGACCAGTACCTATGAAGCGAAGAAGTATGCCGCAACGTTGGCCTCACTGCCATTGCCGAACTATGTGAATGGCTTGGAGCTTGGTTGCTCGATTGGTGTTTTCACTCAGCTGCTGGCGACCCGTTGCTGGAATCTGCTCGCGACGGATGTCTCTGGCTTTGCGCTCTCCAGAGCCCAGACCCGTTGCGCAAGCCTGCCAAACGTACGCTTTGAACACTATCAACTTCCCGATCACTATCCTCAAGGTGTGTTCGATCTGATCGTCGTGTCAGAACTTGGCTATTACTTTTCCGTCAACGATCTTGCGATATTGCGTGCCAGCATTGCAGGTTCTCTGGACATCCATGGGCATCTTCTGCTGGTCCACTTCACTGGTGAAACCAGTTATCCACTGACGGCGGCAGAGGTTCACCGCTGCTTCCTTGAATGGCCTGATCGCCCTTGGATCAGCGTGCATCACCAGATCGAGAAGGACTACAGGCTGGATGTGCTCCAGAAGCTCTGA